GTCCAGCGCCAGCGCCGCCGTGCCCTGACGGCGGATCTGCGCCGCGCGTTCGGCCCGCAGCGCCTGCAGCGCCCGGACCCGCCCCTGGTTGCGCTTGCGCCGCGCGCTGATGCCCTCGACCGCCCACCGCGCCTCCGAGCGGATCTTGCGATCGAGCTTGTGACGCGCGGTGTCCTCGTCCTCCCACACCTTGTCCCGCCAGGCTTCGAACGCCTCGAACCCCTTGTCCTGGCGGCGCACGGCCCCCCGGTCGATCCACAGCGTCGCCGTGGTCAGCGCCCGCAGAAAGGCCCGGTCGTGGCTGATCACCACAAAGGCCGCCCGCGTCGCCGCCAGTTCCCGTTCCAGCCAGGTGATCGCGGCGATATCGAGATGGTTGGTCGGTTCGTCCAGCAGCATCAGGTCGGGTGCGCGCGCCATCAGCGCCGCCAGCGCCGCGCGGCGCCGTTCCCCGCCCGAGGCGGTCGCCACCGCGCGGGAGGGGTCGAAATTCAGCCCTTCGCCCGCGCGTTCGACCCGGTAGAGCTCGCCCGGCGGCAACCCGACCGCGGCGAAATCGCCCAGCGTGGCAAAGCCGGCCATGTCGGGATCCTGCTCCATATAGCCCACCGACCGGCCCGGCGGCAGCGCCACCTGCCCCGTGTCCGGTTCGACCAGCCCGGCCATCACCTTCATCAGCGTGGATTTTCCCGATCCGTTGCGCCCCACCAGCGCCACCCGGTCGCGCGGCTGCACCACGAGATCGAGGGTGTCGAAAACCGGGTCGCCGCCGAAGGTCAGCGAGATGCCGGAGAGTTGCAGAAGAGGTGCGCGCGCCATGGCAGACCGCTAGCCGCAGCGGCGCCGGGCGTCAACGTCTCGCGGTGCCGCCTACCCCGCCACCGCCCGCAGCAGACGCTTGCGGGCCGGCGGGATGGCGGCGATCTCGACGCCGGTAAAGACATGCAGCGTGTTCATGTGGCGATCCACGACCGCGTGATCGCTGACCCAGCCGCCCATCGCCAGATAGCTGCGCAGGAGCGGCGGCATCCGCAGCATCGCCCGCTTCACGTCGGGTTTGCGCCGCAACCGCGCCGCGAACCGGAACACATCAGGCGCCTTGACCCGCGGCAGCCAGCGTTTCGGGGCCAGGTGACGTTCCCTGAGCATCGCGAACGTATCGAGATAGCGGTCGGTTTCCGTCCCGGCAAAGGACGAACAGCCGAACAGCATCTCGACCCCGGTTTCGTCCACCAGCAGGGTGAGCGCGCCCCAGGCGATCCGGAGGATATCGGGATCGGCGCAACCGGGGCGCAGGCAGAACCGGCCAATTTCGGCCAGCGGGCCGGGATGATCCGACAACGCACCCAGGTCGTAGAACTGCGCCGAATAGCTGCGATGCAGTTCAGCGCCGCTGTCGAACAGCATCAGCCGGCAGCAGGCGACCAGCACATCGCCGGCGGTATCCTCGACCAGCAGGTGGATGCACTCCGCATCGTGGGAATCGCGATCCGGCCCATGGGTGCCAAAGGCCCGCCCCCGCAGCGCCTGGGCCGCGGCCAGGTCCCGCGGCCCCTGCCCGAACCGGGCGCGCAGCCGGCCACGCTCAAGAATTGTCCGCTGTCCCACGATGCCGTCCTCCGGCTTGCCGTCGATCCCGGCCCCGTCCTGGCACGGACAGGTAACAGCCACGCGACCGGCGGGCGGGCATGGGCTATTCGCCCAGAACCGTGCCGGGGTTGAACCGGCCGAGATTGCCCAGCAACTGGCGCAGGAACGTCTTGTCCTGCACGCCGGAATCGGTCACCCGGCGCTGCAGCGGCACGAACTGGCCGTCCCGCAGGCCATAGCGTTCGATGTTGCGCACCACGCCACGGCTGTCGAAGCTGATCGCGACAAGCTGGCGGTCGACGATTTCGGGTTCGCGCGGGCCATAGTGACGAAAACGCGTCGCGACATAATAATAGTTGCCCGAATCCAGCACCCCGGACACCGACGGCGTCCCGATCGACTCGGCCACGGTGTCGCGCGTATCGACGCCGACCTTGATCTCGGACAGCTCGGCCTCGGACGGCACATGACCGTGATTGCGGTAAACCGACGAACAGGAGGCCACCGCGAACAGCGCCACCCCTGCAAGGGTCGCGCGCCAAGCGCGTCGGAACATCGGACTGGTCACGGACATGGGGCCTCTTGCCATGGCTTCAATCGGCTTTTATCCCGTTAGCACTAACCCCGCTCCGGGTTCAAGAAATGAAAGGCCGCCAATGTCGGAGACTGCCGCATTCAGGGTTGCCGACCTGCCCCAGAACCGCCCGACCGCGTTTTCCCTGCGTCCGGATGCCGATGCCTGCCGCGCCTTGGCGGTCGAACTGGATCTGTCGGCCCTGCGCAAACTGTCATTCACCGGGCAGATCGAATCGCATGGCAAATCGGACTGGCTGCTGACCGGGCGGCTGGGCGCGACGGTGGTGCAGCCCTGCGTGGTGACGCTGGCGCCCGTAACCACCCGAATCGAAACCGATCTGCGCCGCCTCTATGTCGCCGGAATGGAGGTGCCGGACGGCGCCGAAACCGAGATGCCCGAGGACGAGACCCGCGATGCGCTGGGCAAGACGATCGACCCGGCGGCGGTGATGGTCGAAGAGCTTGCGCTGGCGCTGCCGGACTGGCCCCGCAGCCCCGGCGCGGAACTGGGCGAGGCGGTCTTTACCGAGGCCGGCAAGACCCCGCTGCGCGATGAGGACACCCGCCCCTTTGCCGGGCTTTCGGCCCTGCGCGACCGGCTCAGGGGCGATGACTGAGATCGCGGGGCGCGGGCGGCGAAAAACCACTTGCGCCACCCGGGAAACACAGTATTTTCGCGCGCTCATCGGTTTTTCGGTTGGACATCGCAGCGGCACGGGCCTAAATGCACGTCACGCCGCCTGACGCGCCGCTGAATACGACACGAGACGAATATCGCAACACAGGCCGCCGGACCCGTCCGCCGGCCTCTATCGAAAGCAAGGGTTGAGACATGGCTGTCCAACAGAACAAGGTTTCCCGTTCGCGCCGCAACAACCGCCGCGCACATGATGCGCTGGTCGCCGCGAACCCGAATGAATGCCCCAATTGCGGTGAACTCAAGCGTCCGCATCACGTCTGCGCATCCTGTGGTCACTATGATGATCGCGAAGTCGTCGCGCTGACCGACGACATCGATCTGGACGAAGACGCGGCCTGAGGCCGGGGCGGAACGGCACAGGCATGACGGCCCGGCCCGATCAGCCGCAGGCATCCGATCTGCCTCCCGATCTGCCTCCCGATCTGCCTGAGGCCCTGTCCGGCCGCATTGTCATTTCGGTTGACGCCATGGGAGGCGACAACGGCCCCAAGGCCGTCGTCGCCGGCATTGCCGCGTCCGCGCGCAAGAACCCCGAAATCGGGTTCATCCTGCATGGTCCCCGCGCCAGGCTGGAAAAACTTCTCGCCAAGCGCCAGGAACTGGCGGGGCTGGTCGTCATCCGCGACGCCAATGACGTGGTGCGGATGGAGGACAAGCCCAGCCTGGTGATGCGCAACGGCAAGGGCACGTCGATGTGGTCCGCGCTCGATTCGGTGCGCAACGGCGAAGCCACCTGCGCGGTGTCCTGCGGCAATACCGGCGCGCTGATGGCGCTGTCGATGATCCGCCTGCGCAAGCTGCCCGGCGTCAACCGGCCCGCGATCGCCATCCTGTTCCCGTCCCGCAGCAAGCAGGGTTTCAACGTCATGCTCGACGCCGGCGCCGATCTGCGCGCCGATGCGGGCGATCTGCTGCAATTCGCGCTGATGGGCGTGTCCTATGCCCGCAACGGGCTCGACCTGCCGCACCCGCGCGTCGGGCTGCTGAATGTCGGCACCGAGGAACACAAGGGCCGCCCGGAACTGCGCGAGGCGCATGGGATGATCGGCGATTTCGCCGCGCGGGCCGAGTTCGACTATGTCGGGTTCGTCGAGGGCAGCGACATCCCCGGCGACATGGCCGATGTCATCGTCACCGACGGGTTCACCGGAAATGTCGCGATCAAGACCGGAGAAGGCACGGCCAGCCTGATCGGCGACCTGCTGCGCGAAGCCTTCAAATACTCGACATTGTCGCGCCTCGCCTCGGTGCTGGCGCTGACCTCGCTGGGGCGGCTGCGCAAGCGGATCGACCCGCGCCGGGTCAATGGCGGCGTGTTCCTGGGCCTCAACGGAACGGTGGTGAAATCCCATGGCAGCGCCGACGCCACCGGCGTGTCCGCGGCGGTGAAACTGGCCTTCCAGCTGGCGCAATCCGGGTTCACCGAAAAACTGGCGGCGCGGGTTGCATCCACGGCCGAGCTTACCCAAGATGCTTCGAACGGGCCCGAGGCAGGCTCGGGCAAACCGTTGGAAGAAGACAAGACATGACATGCCGCGCAGTGATCACCGGGGTGGGACATTACCTGCCCGAACGGGTGGTGACCAACTCGGAATTCGAGGCCAGGCTCGACACCACCGACGAATGGATTCGCACCCGCTCCGGGAT
This is a stretch of genomic DNA from Pukyongiella litopenaei. It encodes these proteins:
- a CDS encoding outer membrane protein assembly factor BamE → MFRRAWRATLAGVALFAVASCSSVYRNHGHVPSEAELSEIKVGVDTRDTVAESIGTPSVSGVLDSGNYYYVATRFRHYGPREPEIVDRQLVAISFDSRGVVRNIERYGLRDGQFVPLQRRVTDSGVQDKTFLRQLLGNLGRFNPGTVLGE
- a CDS encoding YceD family protein, giving the protein MSETAAFRVADLPQNRPTAFSLRPDADACRALAVELDLSALRKLSFTGQIESHGKSDWLLTGRLGATVVQPCVVTLAPVTTRIETDLRRLYVAGMEVPDGAETEMPEDETRDALGKTIDPAAVMVEELALALPDWPRSPGAELGEAVFTEAGKTPLRDEDTRPFAGLSALRDRLRGDD
- the rpmF gene encoding 50S ribosomal protein L32, whose amino-acid sequence is MAVQQNKVSRSRRNNRRAHDALVAANPNECPNCGELKRPHHVCASCGHYDDREVVALTDDIDLDEDAA
- the plsX gene encoding phosphate acyltransferase PlsX, which encodes MTARPDQPQASDLPPDLPPDLPEALSGRIVISVDAMGGDNGPKAVVAGIAASARKNPEIGFILHGPRARLEKLLAKRQELAGLVVIRDANDVVRMEDKPSLVMRNGKGTSMWSALDSVRNGEATCAVSCGNTGALMALSMIRLRKLPGVNRPAIAILFPSRSKQGFNVMLDAGADLRADAGDLLQFALMGVSYARNGLDLPHPRVGLLNVGTEEHKGRPELREAHGMIGDFAARAEFDYVGFVEGSDIPGDMADVIVTDGFTGNVAIKTGEGTASLIGDLLREAFKYSTLSRLASVLALTSLGRLRKRIDPRRVNGGVFLGLNGTVVKSHGSADATGVSAAVKLAFQLAQSGFTEKLAARVASTAELTQDASNGPEAGSGKPLEEDKT
- a CDS encoding GNAT family N-acyltransferase, producing MGQRTILERGRLRARFGQGPRDLAAAQALRGRAFGTHGPDRDSHDAECIHLLVEDTAGDVLVACCRLMLFDSGAELHRSYSAQFYDLGALSDHPGPLAEIGRFCLRPGCADPDILRIAWGALTLLVDETGVEMLFGCSSFAGTETDRYLDTFAMLRERHLAPKRWLPRVKAPDVFRFAARLRRKPDVKRAMLRMPPLLRSYLAMGGWVSDHAVVDRHMNTLHVFTGVEIAAIPPARKRLLRAVAG